The Amycolatopsis sp. DG1A-15b genome window below encodes:
- a CDS encoding pentapeptide repeat-containing protein, producing the protein MRGCLLSEVRPPADLSHTELIGADLRGAKPTGADLYKVNFTGADLTAADLTGAWLLRSDLTEAVLSRAVLDRADLTKTYFFRTDLRGAKLRDARLDRVGFDADQVSVVTEPDGLTDAIDALRPAGAMVRPGERAAPRPGGTAHPRR; encoded by the coding sequence CTGCGAGGTTGTCTCCTTTCGGAAGTCCGGCCGCCCGCGGATCTCAGCCACACCGAGCTGATCGGCGCGGACCTGCGAGGCGCGAAACCGACGGGCGCCGACCTGTACAAGGTGAACTTCACCGGCGCCGACCTCACGGCCGCGGACCTGACCGGTGCCTGGCTGCTCCGCAGCGACCTGACCGAAGCGGTGTTGAGCCGAGCGGTGCTCGACCGCGCCGATCTGACCAAGACGTACTTCTTCCGTACCGATCTCCGGGGCGCGAAACTGCGTGACGCCCGCCTGGACCGAGTCGGGTTCGACGCCGACCAGGTCAGCGTCGTCACCGAACCGGATGGCCTGACCGATGCGATCGACGCGCTGCGCCCGGCCGGGGCCATGGTCCGGCCGGGTGAGCGCGCTGCACCTCGACCCGGCGGCACTGCGCATCCCCGCCGGTGA
- a CDS encoding NADP-dependent oxidoreductase, whose product MPEQHTPPSTGRSRAVRLESFGGPEVLEVREIPVPQAGPGQVRVRVTAAGLNPMDWIMTADADTAARFGLSLPAGFGTDYAGVVDQAGAGVTGFAPGDRVFGGALSRAVAGFVVVDATGETAANEVHHTPGGVDDRTAATLTIAGRTASAALVAVGPGPDDTVLIGGSAGGVGVFAVQLARIAGARVIGTGAATSAGYLRELGAEPVAYGEGLAGRVRALAPGGVTAAIDLHGVETVRVARELGVPDGRIRTIAAQVDGVAGANGANAAPGALEEIARLVAVGRLRVPIAASFPIERIRRAAELQAGRHVQGKVVIDL is encoded by the coding sequence ATGCCGGAACAGCACACCCCACCGTCGACGGGTCGGAGCAGGGCGGTCCGGCTCGAGTCGTTCGGCGGCCCGGAAGTCTTGGAAGTCCGGGAGATTCCCGTTCCCCAGGCCGGCCCGGGCCAGGTCCGGGTGCGGGTCACCGCGGCCGGCCTGAACCCGATGGACTGGATCATGACCGCCGACGCGGACACCGCCGCCCGGTTCGGCTTGAGCCTCCCGGCCGGGTTCGGGACCGACTACGCGGGCGTGGTCGACCAGGCCGGTGCCGGGGTGACCGGCTTCGCGCCCGGCGACCGGGTGTTCGGCGGTGCGCTGTCCCGCGCGGTCGCCGGCTTCGTGGTGGTCGACGCGACCGGGGAGACCGCGGCGAACGAGGTCCACCACACGCCCGGCGGCGTCGACGACCGCACGGCCGCCACTCTCACGATCGCGGGCCGCACGGCGTCCGCCGCCCTCGTCGCGGTCGGCCCGGGCCCGGACGACACGGTGCTGATCGGCGGGTCGGCGGGCGGGGTCGGGGTGTTCGCCGTCCAGCTCGCCCGGATCGCCGGAGCGCGCGTGATCGGGACCGGGGCGGCGACCTCGGCCGGCTACCTGCGCGAGCTGGGAGCCGAGCCGGTCGCCTACGGCGAGGGCCTGGCCGGGCGGGTCCGGGCCCTCGCTCCTGGCGGCGTCACCGCCGCCATCGACCTCCACGGGGTGGAGACGGTGCGCGTCGCGCGGGAACTCGGCGTCCCGGACGGCCGCATCCGCACCATCGCCGCGCAGGTCGACGGCGTGGCGGGGGCCAACGGGGCGAACGCCGCTCCCGGTGCCCTGGAGGAGATCGCCCGCCTGGTCGCGGTGGGCCGGCTGCGGGTGCCGATCGCGGCGAGCTTCCCGATCGAGCGGATCCGCCGCGCGGCCGAGCTGCAGGCCGGGAGGCACGTGCAGGGCAAGGTCGTCATCGACCTGTAG
- a CDS encoding TetR/AcrR family transcriptional regulator, which translates to MIEPERRAPRADAARNRDQLLAVATRVFVSADGEPSMRAIAREAGVGIATLYRHFPTRESLVDAVYRDQVGRLTTGARELLGRLAPAAAMRRWMDLFGDWIATKNGMLDTLLAMIESGEIAHAQTRTELLAAITTILDAGRAAGDLRADVTAEDVAAALIGIFTVAPRPGHEAKAGRLLNLLMDGLRPAPPG; encoded by the coding sequence TTGATCGAGCCAGAGAGGCGCGCCCCACGGGCGGACGCGGCCCGCAACCGCGACCAGCTGCTCGCGGTGGCGACCCGCGTGTTCGTCTCGGCCGACGGCGAGCCGTCGATGAGGGCGATCGCCCGTGAGGCCGGGGTCGGCATCGCCACGCTCTACCGGCACTTCCCGACCCGCGAGTCGCTGGTCGACGCGGTCTACCGGGACCAGGTCGGACGGCTGACGACCGGAGCCCGCGAGCTGCTCGGCCGGCTGGCCCCCGCCGCGGCGATGCGGCGCTGGATGGACTTGTTCGGCGACTGGATCGCGACCAAGAACGGCATGCTCGACACCCTGCTCGCGATGATCGAGTCGGGCGAGATCGCCCACGCGCAGACCCGGACCGAACTGCTGGCGGCCATCACCACGATCCTGGACGCCGGGCGGGCGGCGGGCGACCTCCGCGCCGACGTCACCGCCGAAGACGTCGCCGCCGCCCTCATCGGCATCTTCACGGTCGCCCCCCGGCCCGGGCACGAAGCCAAGGCCGGCCGCCTGCTGAACCTCCTGATGGACGGCCTGCGGCCCGCGCCGCCCGGCTGA
- a CDS encoding fumarylacetoacetate hydrolase family protein, whose product MSHLVRFADGTGNIRVGVLTDEELRPLAVESMSDLLRRPVAEIRELAGTAGEPVSAGGARLLPPLDGRMEVWAAGVTYLRSEEARREESADEDVYARVYRAERPELFFKSAAWRVVTDGEPIAVRADSANDVPEPELGLLLTSGGEIAGYVVVDDVSSRSIEGENPLYLPQAKIYTGSCAVSARVRPAWEVPDPRSLDLRMRILRDGQEVFAGEASTAQLNREPAGLVEYLWRDNDFPDGAVLSTGTSVVPGLDQGLRPGDVVEIEISEVGSLQSPVVRGADEVRRVLAAR is encoded by the coding sequence ATGAGTCACCTGGTGCGATTCGCCGACGGAACCGGCAACATCCGGGTCGGCGTGCTCACCGATGAAGAGCTGCGGCCGCTCGCCGTGGAATCGATGAGCGACCTGCTGCGCCGCCCCGTGGCCGAGATCCGGGAGCTGGCCGGCACCGCCGGGGAGCCGGTGTCCGCGGGCGGGGCGCGCCTGCTGCCGCCGCTGGACGGGCGGATGGAGGTGTGGGCCGCCGGGGTGACCTACCTGCGCTCCGAGGAGGCCCGCCGCGAGGAGAGCGCCGATGAGGACGTCTACGCGCGAGTGTACCGCGCGGAGCGGCCGGAGTTGTTCTTCAAGTCGGCCGCGTGGCGGGTGGTCACCGACGGCGAGCCGATCGCGGTCCGCGCCGATTCCGCCAACGACGTGCCGGAGCCGGAACTCGGCCTCCTGCTGACGAGTGGCGGCGAGATCGCCGGGTACGTGGTGGTCGACGACGTCAGCTCCCGCAGCATCGAAGGCGAGAACCCGCTGTACCTCCCGCAGGCCAAGATCTACACCGGTTCGTGCGCGGTGTCGGCACGGGTGCGGCCGGCGTGGGAGGTGCCGGACCCGCGGTCGCTCGACCTCCGCATGCGCATCCTGCGCGACGGTCAGGAGGTATTCGCGGGCGAAGCCAGTACCGCCCAGCTGAACCGCGAACCGGCCGGACTCGTCGAGTACCTGTGGCGGGACAATGACTTCCCCGACGGCGCCGTGCTCTCCACGGGCACGTCCGTCGTGCCCGGGCTCGATCAGGGGCTGCGGCCGGGGGACGTGGTAGAGATCGAGATCAGCGAGGTCGGTTCGCTGCAGTCCCCCGTGGTGCGGGGCGCGGACGAGGTGCGCCGGGTGCTCGCGGCCCGCTGA
- a CDS encoding cyclase family protein: MDRTDPEGAIAAAAERCSNWGRWGADDVLGTLNFLDDAKRREGAALVRRGASFSLAQRFDADGPQNGWRRRTNPVHTMLDTGTDAERGTQGFPHGIGGADDVVSMPLQASTQWDGLGHIFDHGLAYNGRRAGDVVTSEGDRVTGIETTAGLIAGRGVLLDVGRVFGTGGELPDGFAITADHLEATIAAHGDTARVGRGDLLLVRTGRLTRARREGWGSYAGGDSPGLSFSTVDWLHGTEIAGIATDTWGVEVRPNEFDDAFQPLHQVAIPHLGLFLGEMWDLDALAADCAADGVHEFWLTAAPLPVTGAVGAPVAPIAVK; encoded by the coding sequence GTGGACCGAACCGATCCCGAGGGCGCGATCGCCGCGGCGGCCGAGCGGTGCTCCAACTGGGGCCGCTGGGGTGCCGACGACGTCCTCGGCACCCTGAACTTCCTCGACGACGCCAAGCGCCGCGAAGGCGCCGCGCTCGTCCGGCGCGGCGCGAGTTTCTCGCTCGCGCAACGCTTTGACGCCGACGGGCCGCAGAACGGCTGGCGGCGGCGCACCAACCCGGTGCACACCATGCTCGACACCGGCACGGACGCCGAACGCGGCACGCAGGGCTTCCCGCACGGCATCGGCGGGGCCGACGACGTGGTGTCCATGCCGCTGCAGGCCTCGACCCAGTGGGACGGCCTCGGCCACATCTTCGACCACGGCCTCGCCTACAACGGCCGGCGCGCCGGGGACGTCGTGACCAGCGAGGGCGACCGCGTCACCGGCATCGAAACCACGGCCGGGCTGATCGCGGGCCGCGGGGTGCTCCTGGACGTGGGCCGGGTCTTCGGAACCGGCGGCGAGCTGCCCGACGGCTTCGCGATCACCGCGGACCACCTGGAGGCGACGATCGCCGCGCACGGCGACACCGCGCGCGTCGGCCGTGGCGACCTCCTGCTGGTGCGGACCGGGCGGCTCACCCGCGCCCGCCGGGAAGGCTGGGGCAGCTACGCCGGCGGGGACTCGCCCGGCCTGTCCTTCTCCACAGTGGACTGGCTGCACGGCACGGAGATCGCCGGCATCGCGACCGACACGTGGGGCGTCGAAGTCCGGCCCAACGAGTTCGACGACGCCTTCCAGCCGCTGCACCAGGTGGCCATCCCGCACCTCGGCCTGTTCCTCGGCGAGATGTGGGACCTCGACGCCCTCGCCGCCGACTGCGCGGCCGACGGCGTCCACGAGTTCTGGCTCACCGCCGCCCCGCTGCCGGTGACCGGTGCGGTCGGCGCACCGGTCGCACCCATCGCCGTCAAGTGA
- a CDS encoding VOC family protein, whose product MTDRLITHLRHVDLAVPDLTRQRDFYTGAWGLAEEHADTGITFLAAEGSPEQYVVRLRQAADKRIDLIAFGVATAADVDTLAGRLAAAAITLVQEPRALDTPGGGYGFRFFDNEGRTIEISSDVATRSHRRIEEGESVPVRLSHVVVNSADPEGTRAFYERHLGFRLSDTLMHPRMGEMMYFLRINAWHHSLAIARGPHPSLHHASFELRGLDEYMRGTGRLLRAGAEKIWGPGRHLAGHNTFSYFLDPHGNTVEYTTELELVDEDSWHPQLHDFSRPEVSDQWGTANAMNEFVAKRSFNDPDKGLFVAPPV is encoded by the coding sequence GTGACCGACCGCCTGATCACCCATCTGCGGCACGTCGACCTCGCCGTGCCCGACCTCACGCGACAGCGGGACTTCTACACCGGCGCCTGGGGTCTCGCCGAGGAACACGCCGACACCGGCATCACCTTCCTCGCCGCCGAAGGCTCGCCGGAGCAGTACGTCGTCCGGCTGCGGCAGGCCGCGGACAAGCGGATCGACCTGATCGCCTTCGGCGTCGCGACGGCCGCCGACGTCGACACCCTGGCCGGCCGGCTGGCCGCGGCCGCGATCACGCTCGTGCAGGAGCCCCGCGCCCTGGACACGCCGGGCGGCGGGTACGGGTTCCGGTTCTTCGACAACGAAGGCCGCACGATCGAGATCAGCTCGGACGTCGCGACGCGAAGCCACCGCCGGATCGAGGAAGGCGAGTCCGTCCCGGTGCGGCTGTCCCATGTGGTCGTCAACTCCGCCGACCCCGAAGGCACGCGCGCCTTCTACGAACGCCACCTCGGCTTCCGCCTGTCCGACACGCTGATGCACCCGCGGATGGGAGAGATGATGTACTTCCTGCGGATCAACGCGTGGCACCACAGCCTGGCGATCGCCCGCGGCCCGCACCCGTCGCTGCACCACGCGTCGTTCGAGCTGCGCGGCCTCGACGAGTACATGCGCGGCACCGGGCGGCTGCTGCGCGCCGGTGCCGAGAAGATCTGGGGGCCGGGCCGGCACCTGGCCGGCCACAACACCTTCAGCTACTTCCTCGACCCGCACGGCAACACCGTCGAGTACACCACCGAGCTGGAGCTGGTCGACGAGGACAGCTGGCACCCGCAGCTGCACGACTTCTCCCGGCCGGAGGTGTCCGACCAGTGGGGCACCGCGAACGCGATGAACGAGTTCGTCGCGAAGAGGTCGTTCAACGACCCCGACAAGGGCCTCTTCGTGGCCCCGCCGGTCTGA
- a CDS encoding fumarylacetoacetate hydrolase family protein, protein MRLATYEHRGEVRAGVVSGAGVHAFPAGVTVLDLVRSGLPAALDADVLGGPAVPLTEVRLLPPLEPPSVRDFVAFEEHVEGMVAPGPVPPEWYEAPTFYFTNPAALAGAHDDVPIPPGSRLFDFELEVAAVLGPDGIFGYTIFNDWSARDLQRREMKVGLGPAKGKDSVTTLGPWLVTADEFTVDEDGFLDLDMRVSVNGVEIGHDRLANMGWPFEELAAYAARGTRVRPGDVLGSGTCGNGGCLAELWGRRGAQDPPPLRPGDVVEMTVEGIGSIRNTVVAGTDLPPVRAARARDRSR, encoded by the coding sequence ATGCGGCTCGCCACCTACGAACACCGCGGCGAAGTGCGCGCCGGCGTCGTCTCCGGTGCCGGCGTCCACGCCTTCCCGGCCGGGGTGACGGTCCTGGACCTGGTGCGGTCCGGCCTGCCTGCGGCCCTCGATGCCGATGTCCTCGGGGGACCGGCGGTGCCGCTGACCGAGGTGCGGCTGCTGCCGCCGCTCGAGCCGCCGTCCGTGCGGGACTTCGTCGCCTTCGAGGAGCACGTCGAGGGCATGGTCGCTCCCGGCCCGGTGCCGCCGGAATGGTACGAAGCGCCGACGTTCTACTTCACCAACCCGGCCGCGCTGGCCGGGGCGCACGACGACGTGCCGATCCCGCCCGGTTCGCGGTTGTTCGACTTCGAGCTGGAGGTCGCGGCCGTGCTGGGCCCGGACGGCATCTTCGGCTACACCATCTTCAACGACTGGTCCGCCCGCGACCTCCAGCGCCGCGAGATGAAGGTGGGGCTGGGGCCGGCGAAGGGCAAGGATTCGGTCACGACGCTCGGGCCGTGGCTCGTGACCGCGGACGAGTTCACTGTGGACGAGGACGGTTTCCTCGACCTGGACATGCGGGTGTCGGTCAACGGCGTCGAGATCGGGCACGACCGGCTGGCCAACATGGGGTGGCCGTTCGAGGAGCTCGCCGCCTACGCCGCCCGCGGCACCCGGGTCCGGCCCGGCGACGTGCTGGGCTCGGGCACCTGCGGCAACGGCGGCTGCCTCGCCGAGCTGTGGGGCCGCCGCGGCGCGCAGGACCCGCCGCCGCTGCGACCCGGTGACGTCGTCGAGATGACCGTGGAGGGTATCGGCAGCATCCGCAACACGGTCGTCGCCGGGACCGACCTGCCGCCGGTCCGCGCGGCCCGCGCCCGGGACCGGTCGAGGTGA
- a CDS encoding LysR family transcriptional regulator — translation MNLARLDLNLLVALDALLQERSVTRAAERMGLGQPAVSAQLGRLRRHFHDDLLTRAGNQYRLTPLAVQLKERVRVALSGAERVFAAEPDFAPASSTREFSMLMSDYGIAVLGPGIAARLAGEAPGTRLRFPANTPKMVDAAVHELVHTDLLVIPHGFVDDLPHADLYRDEWVCLVAAGNTGVGESLTVGQLETMPWVVTYHGPTASTPAARQMRMLGIEPHVQVVTETFLTVPGLVAGTNRVALLQRRLADRIPDELGVRALPCPFEAAPLVEAMWWHPMYDDDPEHRYLRDVVTRTVAAVIGIDGVDAPLRRK, via the coding sequence GTGAACCTCGCCCGGTTGGACCTGAACCTGCTGGTGGCACTGGACGCGCTGCTGCAGGAGCGCAGCGTCACGCGCGCGGCCGAGCGGATGGGACTCGGTCAGCCGGCGGTGTCCGCCCAGCTGGGCCGGCTGCGCCGGCACTTCCACGACGACCTGCTGACCCGCGCCGGCAACCAGTACCGGCTCACGCCGCTGGCCGTGCAGCTCAAGGAACGCGTGCGGGTCGCCCTGTCCGGCGCCGAGCGGGTCTTCGCGGCCGAACCCGACTTCGCTCCCGCGTCGTCCACCCGCGAGTTCTCGATGCTGATGAGCGACTACGGGATCGCCGTGCTCGGACCGGGGATCGCCGCCCGGCTCGCCGGGGAAGCGCCGGGCACGCGGCTGCGGTTCCCCGCGAACACCCCGAAGATGGTCGACGCGGCCGTGCACGAACTCGTCCACACCGATCTGCTGGTCATCCCGCACGGGTTCGTCGACGACCTGCCGCACGCGGACCTCTACCGCGACGAATGGGTGTGCCTGGTCGCCGCGGGCAACACCGGCGTCGGGGAGTCGCTGACGGTCGGGCAGCTGGAGACGATGCCGTGGGTCGTCACCTACCACGGCCCCACCGCGTCCACCCCCGCCGCGCGGCAGATGCGCATGCTCGGGATCGAGCCGCACGTCCAGGTGGTCACCGAGACGTTCCTGACGGTGCCCGGGCTCGTCGCGGGCACGAACCGGGTCGCCCTGCTCCAGCGGCGCCTGGCCGACCGGATCCCGGACGAGCTCGGCGTGCGCGCCCTGCCGTGCCCGTTCGAAGCGGCCCCGCTGGTCGAAGCCATGTGGTGGCACCCGATGTACGACGACGACCCCGAGCACCGTTACCTGCGGGACGTCGTCACGCGGACGGTGGCGGCGGTGATCGGCATCGACGGCGTCGATGCGCCGCTTCGGCGGAAGTGA
- a CDS encoding MFS transporter — protein sequence MFDQADQSVSAPPPTADPATGRRAGPAQAVVLLLASCLSVLGAVLLAPVLPRIQDAFAGTPGVATLTPLVLTVPALVIGLTASIAGRVVDRLGRKRLLVAALVVYAFVGTAPLWLPSLPLIVASRVLVGLTEAAIMTCCTTLLADYFHGAERDRYFGLQTVYTTVAATVFFAAGGLLGSWGWRTPFWLYAVSLPLAFAAARVIRQPSPARTREKLPPLPWRTFRAPAAVTLAGGLVFYVLIVELSYVLDGIGVTATATVGLVSAAGSLATAVAAYLFPRLAKLGPAATIPAAFVLCGLGILVLALASSVPGVVLGAVVTGLGNGLLLPALLTRALGGLTFAQRGRGTGVWTSALFIGQFASPLIVLALAGATTGLSPALLVVGAAALLLALVVFGGSRLSGTR from the coding sequence GTGTTCGATCAGGCCGACCAGTCCGTCTCCGCGCCCCCGCCCACCGCCGATCCCGCCACCGGCCGCCGGGCCGGCCCCGCCCAGGCGGTCGTGCTGCTGCTGGCCAGCTGCCTTTCGGTGCTCGGCGCGGTGCTGCTCGCCCCGGTCCTGCCCCGCATCCAGGACGCGTTCGCCGGCACGCCCGGCGTCGCCACCCTCACCCCGCTGGTGCTGACCGTGCCCGCGCTGGTCATCGGGCTCACCGCCTCGATCGCCGGCCGCGTCGTCGACCGGCTCGGCCGCAAGCGGCTGCTGGTGGCAGCGCTCGTCGTGTACGCGTTCGTCGGGACCGCGCCGCTGTGGCTGCCGTCCCTGCCGCTGATCGTCGCGAGCCGCGTGCTGGTCGGGCTCACCGAGGCCGCGATCATGACGTGCTGCACGACCTTGCTCGCCGACTACTTCCACGGCGCCGAGCGGGACCGGTACTTCGGGCTGCAGACGGTCTACACCACCGTCGCCGCAACGGTTTTCTTCGCCGCCGGCGGGCTGTTGGGTTCCTGGGGCTGGCGCACGCCGTTCTGGCTCTACGCGGTCAGCCTGCCGCTCGCGTTCGCCGCCGCGCGGGTCATCCGGCAGCCGTCGCCGGCCCGGACCCGCGAGAAGCTCCCCCCGCTGCCGTGGCGCACCTTCCGGGCACCGGCCGCCGTCACCCTGGCCGGCGGCCTCGTCTTCTACGTCCTCATCGTCGAACTGTCGTACGTGCTCGACGGCATCGGCGTCACCGCCACCGCGACCGTCGGCCTGGTCAGCGCGGCCGGCTCGCTGGCCACCGCCGTCGCGGCGTACCTGTTCCCCCGGCTCGCCAAGCTGGGTCCCGCCGCCACCATCCCCGCGGCGTTCGTCCTTTGCGGACTCGGCATCCTCGTCCTCGCGCTGGCCTCCTCGGTGCCGGGCGTGGTGCTCGGCGCGGTCGTGACCGGCCTCGGCAACGGGCTGCTGCTGCCCGCACTGCTCACCCGGGCACTGGGCGGCCTGACGTTCGCCCAGCGCGGCCGGGGCACCGGCGTCTGGACCTCGGCCCTGTTCATCGGCCAGTTCGCCAGCCCGCTCATCGTGCTCGCCCTCGCCGGCGCCACCACCGGCCTCTCCCCGGCCCTGCTCGTCGTGGGCGCCGCCGCCCTCCTGCTCGCCCTGGTCGTCTTCGGCGGGTCCCGGCTGTCCGGCACTCGTTGA
- a CDS encoding FAD-dependent oxidoreductase — MPAVTKVLVVGGGLAGAATAILLARDGVAVDLVELKPDVPAIGSGITLQGNALRELRRLGVWPRAEAAGYPFDCLGLRAPDGTVLARIPDVRSGGADLPASMGMPRPALARILLDRARETGVKIRFGDTVARLGQDGSGVEVTLASGTAGRYDLVVGADGIRSAIRGLIGIDVTPRPTGMGIWRAFGPRPASVTHTDLCYGGPSYIAGYTPTGEDSLYAFIVEDLRDHSGLTPAERLATLCRLAAAYHGPWDEIRSTLDDPSQVNYTRFETHVVPAPWHRGRVVLVGDAAHSCPPTLAQGGAQALEDAAVLAELLLTRDGVDDDLWAEFTARRHDRAKTVVEASDQLGRWLLDHEQGDVPGLVRRIGDLVSQPA; from the coding sequence ATGCCCGCGGTCACCAAGGTGCTGGTCGTCGGCGGCGGTCTCGCCGGCGCTGCCACCGCGATCCTGCTCGCGCGGGACGGCGTCGCCGTCGACCTCGTCGAGCTCAAGCCGGACGTCCCGGCCATCGGGTCGGGCATCACGCTGCAGGGCAACGCCTTGCGCGAACTGCGCCGGCTCGGGGTGTGGCCGCGCGCCGAGGCGGCCGGGTACCCCTTCGACTGCCTCGGCCTGCGCGCGCCGGACGGCACCGTGCTGGCCCGGATCCCCGACGTCCGCAGCGGCGGGGCGGACCTGCCCGCCTCGATGGGCATGCCCCGGCCGGCGCTGGCCCGGATCCTGCTGGACCGCGCCCGCGAGACCGGCGTGAAGATCCGCTTCGGCGACACGGTGGCCCGGCTCGGCCAGGACGGCTCCGGCGTCGAGGTCACCCTCGCCTCGGGGACGGCCGGCCGGTACGACCTCGTGGTCGGCGCCGACGGCATCCGCTCGGCGATCCGCGGGCTGATCGGCATCGACGTGACGCCCCGGCCGACCGGCATGGGGATCTGGCGCGCGTTCGGGCCGCGTCCGGCGTCGGTCACCCACACCGACCTGTGCTACGGCGGCCCGTCCTACATCGCCGGGTACACGCCGACCGGGGAAGACTCCCTCTACGCCTTCATCGTCGAGGACCTCCGGGACCACAGTGGACTGACGCCGGCGGAGCGGCTGGCCACCCTGTGCCGGCTCGCCGCCGCCTACCACGGGCCGTGGGACGAGATCCGGTCCACACTGGACGATCCGAGCCAGGTGAACTACACGCGGTTCGAGACGCACGTCGTGCCGGCGCCGTGGCACCGCGGGCGGGTCGTGCTCGTCGGCGACGCCGCGCATTCCTGCCCGCCGACCCTCGCCCAAGGCGGTGCCCAGGCCCTCGAAGACGCGGCGGTGCTGGCCGAGCTGCTGCTCACCCGCGACGGCGTCGACGACGACCTCTGGGCGGAGTTCACGGCCCGCCGCCACGACCGCGCGAAAACCGTGGTCGAGGCGTCCGACCAGCTCGGCCGGTGGCTGCTCGACCACGAGCAGGGCGACGTGCCCGGCCTGGTCCGCCGCATCGGCGACCTCGTGTCCCAGCCCGCCTGA
- a CDS encoding GAF domain-containing protein has product MPEETTSGRDRMDALPAAVLAFSAGLELETTLHRIVTAAAGLVGARYGALALLDEDGRTTAFAVTGVDDTTRERIGPPPDGHGLLGTLVTGRGPVRLAGLETGEFPPEHPPMRTFLGVPLLVRGEVLGRLYLSGDRPFTADDERATVALAAAAGIAVDNARLYEESRSRQRWLEATGEISAELLGGTDVHEVLHLIATRAAELTGADDALIALPESPGGALVVTVCAGPDAQVLAGRRIPLAGSTSGAVLRDHVPRNVPKLAYDLADGLGVALGPALVVRLRSGSRSGAAVLLAIRGRGAARFGEHELQLVSAFADQAALALRDAESQAARRELDVVVDRDRIARDLHDHVIQRLFAVGLGIAGTRRRSDSPAVTGRLTQHIDQLQDVIEEIRSAIFALHAQPGAGRGLRVRLQNAITDACADSAIRTTVRLSGAFDRVPTGLAEHAEAVVREAVSNVLRHARAAELAVTVSLDGDLVIEVSDTGIGMPQAVARSGLRNLEQRAAETGGSLRLERPDGGGTRLVWTVPVP; this is encoded by the coding sequence ATGCCCGAGGAAACGACGTCGGGCCGGGACCGGATGGACGCGCTGCCCGCGGCCGTCCTCGCCTTTTCCGCCGGTCTGGAGCTCGAGACGACGCTGCACCGGATCGTCACCGCTGCGGCCGGCCTGGTCGGCGCCCGGTACGGCGCGCTGGCCCTGCTCGACGAGGACGGCCGGACGACCGCGTTCGCCGTGACCGGCGTCGACGACACCACCCGGGAGCGGATCGGCCCGCCGCCGGACGGCCACGGGCTGCTCGGCACGCTGGTGACCGGCCGGGGTCCGGTGCGCCTGGCCGGCCTGGAGACCGGTGAGTTCCCGCCGGAGCACCCGCCGATGCGGACGTTCCTCGGCGTCCCGCTGCTGGTGCGGGGCGAGGTCCTCGGACGGCTGTACCTCAGCGGCGATCGGCCGTTCACCGCCGACGACGAACGGGCGACCGTGGCCCTGGCGGCGGCGGCCGGGATCGCGGTCGACAACGCGCGGCTCTACGAGGAGAGCCGGAGCAGGCAACGGTGGCTGGAAGCGACCGGGGAGATCTCCGCCGAGCTCTTGGGCGGCACGGACGTCCACGAGGTGCTGCACCTGATCGCGACCCGGGCCGCCGAGCTCACCGGCGCCGACGACGCGCTCATCGCGTTGCCGGAGTCGCCCGGTGGGGCCCTGGTCGTCACGGTGTGTGCCGGCCCCGACGCCCAGGTGCTGGCCGGCCGCCGGATCCCGCTCGCCGGGTCGACCTCGGGCGCGGTCCTGCGCGACCACGTGCCGCGCAACGTGCCGAAGCTGGCGTACGACCTGGCCGACGGCCTCGGTGTGGCCCTCGGACCGGCGCTGGTGGTGCGGCTGCGGTCCGGCTCGCGCTCGGGCGCGGCGGTGCTCCTGGCGATCCGCGGCCGCGGGGCGGCGCGGTTCGGCGAGCACGAGCTGCAGCTCGTGTCCGCCTTCGCCGACCAGGCCGCGCTGGCGCTGCGGGACGCCGAAAGCCAGGCCGCCCGCCGGGAGCTGGACGTCGTGGTGGACCGCGACCGGATCGCCCGCGACCTGCACGACCACGTCATCCAGCGGCTGTTCGCGGTGGGCCTGGGGATCGCGGGCACCCGCCGCCGGTCCGATTCGCCCGCGGTCACCGGCCGGCTCACCCAGCACATCGATCAGCTCCAGGACGTCATCGAGGAGATCCGCAGCGCGATCTTCGCCCTGCACGCGCAGCCGGGAGCCGGGCGGGGCCTGCGGGTGCGCCTGCAGAACGCGATCACCGACGCGTGCGCCGACTCCGCGATCCGCACGACGGTGCGGCTGTCGGGAGCGTTCGACCGGGTGCCCACCGGACTGGCCGAGCACGCCGAGGCGGTCGTCCGCGAAGCGGTCAGCAACGTCCTGCGGCACGCGAGGGCGGCCGAGCTGGCGGTCACCGTGTCCCTGGACGGCGACCTGGTCATCGAGGTCTCGGACACGGGGATCGGGATGCCGCAAGCCGTGGCGCGCAGCGGGCTCCGCAACCTCGAGCAGCGAGCCGCGGAGACGGGCGGATCGCTGCGGCTCGAACGCCCGGACGGCGGTGGTACCCGTCTGGTGTGGACGGTCCCGGTGCCCTGA